The Aestuariibaculum lutulentum genome segment ACGGTTTTCCTGAAGATTTTAGCTATGTTAGAATTAAAGACGTAAGACTAAGTTATGTTTTTCCTTCAGAAATACTAGATAAAATAGGGGTTAATTCTTTAACAGTTTATGCGGCAGGAAGAAATTTACACACATTTACCAAATGGTATGGATGGGACCCAGAAATTAGTTATGACTCTAGGGGAGCTGGAAATTGGACCAATAATTATCCTCAAGTAAGAACTATTTCTTTTGGATTAAACGTGTCACTTTAACATTAAAACTTACGAAAATGAAAAAACATATAATATATTTAATGGGGATTTGTGCGTTGTTTGTAGGAGCAAATTCTTGTCAAGATTCTTTTTTAGATGAAGAGGTATTGGATGCGCTCGCTCCAGAAACTTTGAATGACAAGCTTGGTTATGAGGCCGCAGCGATTGGACTTTATCATAATTTAAGCCAAGATTTCTATACAACAGATTGGGATCAAACTTTTCCAGGAATTTTTCATCTAGGGACAGATATAGTTTGGGCGCCTTCTGGTCGATCAAATGGTGCGGCAAGACCCTTTTTTGATTACACTCAATTGATTTCTGATGATTTTGGTTCCTGGAGGATTTGGTCTAGTCTTTACAGAATTATTAATAATGCAAATATTCTAATATCTAATGCAGAATCAGGTACAGCCGTTGGAATGTCTCAAAATGAAATAGACGCGTACAATGCTGAGGGGCGATTTTTTAGAGCTTATGCTTATAATATGCTAGCAACACTTTATGGAGGAGTTCCTTTGGTTACAGAGCCCATTGATGATGCAAAGACAGATTTTGTTAGAGCTACTTTACAAGAAGTTAATGATGTTATTGAGGCAGATTTAATTATGGCTGTGTCTAACTTACCTGAAGTTGATCAGGCTGTTCGTCAAGGGCGTGCAAATAAAAATATGGCTCGTCAGCTTTTGGCCGAAGTTTATTTAAGAAATGGCAAGCCGGATTTGGCTGAAGATCAGTGTGATGATATTATTGGTGGAGGTAAGTATACTTTGGTTAAAAATAGGTATGGAGTACGCTCGGGAGGTGATGGAGATGCTTTTTCAGATATGTTTTTATATGGTAACCAACGTAGAAATCAAGGAAACACTGAAGCTATTTGGGTGTTAGAGCAAGAAAACCCAACAGATGTGACTGGAGGAAGTACTGGTAATTCTCAATTTCGAAGAGTATGGGGAGGATCATACCATGATTTACCAGGTATGGTACCAACAGACACTTTAGGAGGTAGAGGGTTGGCTAGAATTAGATTAAACAACTGGGTTTTATATGATCTTTATGAAGATGATGATATGCGTAATTCTAAATATTCTATCCATCGTAAGCATTATTTCAATAATCCTGATGCTAAATATGATGCAATTCGAGGAACAGAAGTGCCATATGGAGAAGATGCAACATTCACACTGTCGGATGGAAGTGAGGTTAAAATATTTGCAGCTGACACTATTTATAAATACGCTCCTTATACTTTAAAATGGGGGCAGTTTGATAGTCGAAACGTGTTTGGTTATAACATGGTTAAAGATTTCATGATTATGCGCTTAGGAGAGACATATTTACTTAGGGCAGAAGCAAGATTAAAACAAGATAATTTTGATGGAGCTGCCAGTGATATAAATGTGCTTAGAGATAGAGCTAATGCACCTCTGGTTAGTGCAGGAGATATAACTCTAGATTTTATTTTAGATGAAAGAGTAAGAGAGTTATTGGGTGAGGAAAATAGAAGGATGACATTGGTTAGAACAGGGAAATTGGTAGAAAGAGCTCAAAATTTAAATGGTACTGGTCCAATTGCAAGTGGAAATATTGAAACCACTAACGGTATTCAGAATTATAATATGTTGTTACCAATTCCGCAAAGTGAAATTGATCTTAATAAAGATGCTGTTTTGGAACAAAACCCAGGGTATTAATATTATTTAAAACAAAATAATATTGGTTAGTTCAGAGTTTTAGTTTGGTTGAAGTAAAGGAGGTTAAACATCTCCTTTACTTTTTTAGAAACAATAGAAATTTATTAAGATTATTTTAAATGAATCCAGATATTATAAAGACCCAGTTGTCAACATAATTTTATACTCGGTAGTGAATATTGAAACCATGTTTATAGAAATAAATGTTTTTAAAATTTTTTAAATACTTCTTAATAATTTACTGTTCTATTTTTTTAGAATCCTGTTCTCAAAATGTAACATATTCTTATGTGGGAGAGGGCTGGAGTAAAAACTCGGTAAATACAGTTAAGTTTAGAAAAAATGCAATTACTACACATTCAGGTTACCAGTTTATTGCCTATTATAACCAAGAAAGTTATTTGGTTTTAGGTAAGCGACGCGTTAATAACACGATCTGGGAGATTAGTCAAACTCAATATCAAGGCAATACTAAAGATGCTCATAACGATATTAGTATAGTGGTTGATGGAGATGGGTATTTACACGTAAGTTGGGACCATCATAATACAAAATTGAGATATTCTAGAAGCAATGCTCCTTTAGGTTTAGATTTAGGAGAAGAACTATCCATGACAGGTATTCAGGAAGACAAAGTCACCTATCCTGAATTTTACAATTTGCCCAATGGGAATGTGCTTTTTTTCTATCGCTCTGGGGAATCTGGACGTGGAAATTTAGTGATCAATTCGTATGATTTAAAAACTAAGACCTGGTCACAAATACAAAGTAATCTTATAGATGGGGAAGATCAGCGTAGCGCCTATTGGCAGAGCACAGTAGATTCCAAAGGAGTGATTCATTTATCTTGGGTTTGGCGAGAAACCTGGGATGTTGAAACCAACCACGATTTATGTTATGCCCGTTCTTTAGATGGAGGTAAAACCTGGCAGAAGTCTACTTCCAAAGCTTATAGTCTGCCAATTACAGAGGCATCAGCAGAGTATGCCTGGAAAATTCCTCAAAATAGTAATTTAATAAATCAAACAGCAATGACTGCAGATGAAGAGTGTAATCCCTATATGGTATCGTATTGGAATTCAAATAATATTCCTCAATATCAAATAGTGTATTTAAAGGATAATAGCTGGAAAAAAGTAAACACAGGTTTTAGAACTGAATCCTTTCTTTTAGGAGGAGGAGGTACTAAAAGTATTCCTATCTCTCGGCCCGATATTTTAATAAAAGATGATGTAGTCGCTGTTCTTTTTAGAGATGAATCTAGAGGGAATAAAGTGTCATTGGCCTATTCTGATAATTTAGAAAGTAAAACCTCATGGGAAGTTATAGATCTAAGTAACACCTCTGTTGGCCAATGGGAACCCAATTACGATATCAATTTATGGAAAACCGAACAGAAGCTGCATATCTTTTATCAAGATGTAACTCAAATTGATGGAGAGGGTATTGCTAATACCAGTGCTTCTGCAGTGAAAATATTAGAAGTTAAGAATTTAAATTAAGCTAATAAATAATAAGTGGTAGTGCCAAGTTAATAAATCTTGTAAAATTTAAATAAAGTAGAATGAAATTAAATAAGATTCAAATAGGAATATTGTTAGTGTTGTCGTTTTTTTTTAAAGGTTTTTCACAAACCACTACCAATGTTTTTGAGATTGACAATCCTGATTATAAATTAAGCCCGTACACTGGAATGACTAAACAGCACTGGAAAGATGCAGCGTTGTATTTATTGGAAGGTGCTTTCAGTTATATAGAAACTCTTGATGACCCCATGAAATTTCCAAAACAACCTGGAAAAAGTTATCCGCATGATGAAGATCGTGTGCCAACCGAAAAACTGGAGGGCTTATGTAGAACTTTATTTGTGGCTGCACCATTGCTTAAGGATAATCCCGATTTAAAGGTTAACAACATAAATGTAGCAGATTACTACCGTTATCAAATAGGTAAATTAACAGATTCGAGCAGCGAATCCTATATTGTACCTAGACCAAAAAATGGAGGGGCAAGTCAGAATCTGGTAGAATTTGGAGCCTTGGCATTATCGATGCTTATCAGTCCGGATGTGCTTTGGGAACCATTACCCTATGAAACTAAAGACGCTTTGGCAAAAACCATGTTGAGTTACGGTGATGGACCTACGGTAGACTCGAACTGGAAGTTTTTCAACATTTTTGTTTTAAGTTTTTTTAAAGAACAAGGCTATTCCGTTAATGAAAAATTACTGGTTGAATACTTAGAGAAATCCCTAGCTCATTATCGTGGGCAAGGTTGGTATAACGATAGTCCGGCGTACGATTATTACAGCATGTGGGCGTTTCAGATGTATGGCATGATCTGGTCAGAATATTTCGGAAAGCAGCATTACCCGGAAATAGCTGATAAATTCATTACCAATTTTAAAGATTTAAAATACAATTATCCCTATTTGTTCAGTGAAGATGGAAAAATGATTATGTACGGAAGAAGTATTAGTTATCGGATTGGAGCTATTATTCCGTTTCCGTTGATGGGTTTAGAGGATAATATGCAGGATATTAATTTCGGGTGGATGCGTCGCATTTCGTCTGGAGTCATCAAACAATTTTTTACACATCCCGATTTTATGAAAGACCAAGTACCAACACTTGGGTTTTATGGTGCCTTTGAACCAGCGGTACAGGTTTACAGCTGTCGCGGAAGTGTGTATTGGATGGGGAAGGCCTTTTTAGGATTGTTAGTACCGGATGACAATCCGTTTTGGACAGCGACTGAAAATAATGGAGCATGGGATGAGACCTTTAAAAAAGATGAGGTTTACAATAACTTTCAGAAGGCTTCGGAAATTCTAATTACCGATTACCCAAATATTGGAGCTTCAGAAATTCGTGCGTGGTGTCATGAAAAGGTAAAGGACGATTGGCAAAAATTCCGTTCTACCGAAAATTACAACCGCCTGTCCTATAACAGTGCATTTCCTTGGCAAGCAGATGGTAAGCAGGGAGAGGTAGCAATGAATTATGTAATAAAAAATAAGAATAAGGATTGGGAACCATTCAGATTGTATACTTTTAAGAAGTTTGAAGACGGTGTTTATTACCGTGATGTTGTTTTAGAAAGTGATGAAAATATAAAATTCAATTTGGCCGATATTCCTTTAGCTAATGGTATTTTAAGGGTCGATAAATACCAAGGCAACCAACCTATAAACATGCGTTTAGGTCACTATGCATTACCTCGATTGAATTCAGAAATTATAGTAACAAGGAAGAAAATAGAGGGGAAGGAAGCTACCATTATAGATAACGGAATGTATCAATTAGCGTTAATTCCGCTAATGGGGTGGGATAAAACGGAGGTGCTTTTTACAACTGATTTACATCCTGAAAGCCAAAAAAGTACAATTATTAATGTGGTTGAAACGGAACAAATAACGGGTAAAGATTCTAAGGAATTTGTCACTCTGATGCTTTGGAAGCGATCTGGAGAGCAATGGACTGAAAATGAGCTAACACCGGTTAAGAAAATTAAAGTCATAGAAAATGGAGTTGTTTATCTTGAGATTAAACAACAGGGGGCAAAAAAGGTTCGTTTTTAATCAGTGGTTTTGATAATATAAATTCTGATTGGTTTAATGTTTTCAATAAACAATAAAAAGAATACATCCAGGATTTCAAAAAATCCATTTATAGATGTTTGATAGATAATATGTTTTTTTGTAAATGAAGTGTTAAAAAAAATAAGGCTTATATAGGTTTAATATATCACATTATTTATTATTGAAATTATGATATTCCAACCATAATTTTATTCTTTCAATCATCATTTTTAAATAATTTTCTGTCAGGAAAATATTAGACCAATCAAATCGTTGTGCTTGAACCCCAAGATAAAATATATAAATGGATGCCCCTGCTTCAGGTATAAGGCGGATTTCATTTTGTGTAAGGTTTCGAATATTGCTGTAGCCTTTAAAAAATGTCTCAATTTTTGATTCGTAAATCTTTTTATCAGATTCGATAAAAAAAAGTTGCATACAAAAATACCCAATGTCATAAATTAGTAAGCCATTCCCACAATTGTCAAAATCAAAGATTGTTATTTCATCATTACTATTTACACTAAAGTTATCATACCAAATATCAAGATGAACAATTCCTTGTTGAAATTCGGTTTGATTCACATTTTCAAATCTTTTAGATATTTCTATGCCAAGTTTTTTTAAATATTTCATTTCTAATAAATCCTCAGAAAAAAAATGTTTTAATTTATTATAGGAACGATTTAAAAGAATTTCTGAATCGTAGGTTATTCTATTAATGGTTTTATTTACAGTTGTTTTATGGAGATTAGCGATGGTAGATCCAATTTTAAAACACATTTCAATGTTTAAAAATCTCATTTTTTTCCCTTCCGCAAAAGAGAAAAGAACAATATAACGAAGGCCTTCAGGTGCATTTATTTCATGAATCATTTTGTTTTGTTTATCCAAAATGGGATAAGAAACAGGTAGATTATTTTCTTTTAGGAATTGTAATAATTTTAATTCCTCTTCGATTTCAATTTTAGTCCTCCAACTGTGTGAATAAACTCGAACAATATATTTACTTTTTGAATTATGAAAAAAATAGGTATGATTTACCCCAGTTCTGAATAAATCACATTCAAATGGTCCGTTCAGGCCATACTTAGCTGCCATGAATTCACCTAATTTATTGTCTGATAGGATTGAAGATAAAACAGGGAAATGTGACATTTAATGAAATTTAATTAAGTAATTCAAATATATTAAATTTTAAATACTTAACTTTTGGTAGATTGTCTCTATGTCAATTAAAATTAGACTATATTGAATTATCAATAATATGGATGTTTTTGGATTGCAAAACAATAGAAATACCAAATTACCTTGCTAATCAAAAGGAATTATTAGAATAGATAGATTACAAATCTATTTAAACTGTAGTTTTTTATATATTAAGCTAATAAAGAGGTTTAGTTTATCTTTACTGATTAGGCTTTTTCTTAGGATTTTATACGCCTTTCCTACCTGAACTTCAACAGTGTTTTTAGAAATTCCTAGTTGATCTGCAATTTGCTGGTATTTAAGACCTTCATATTTACTTAAAATAAATATCTCTTTGCATTTTTTAGGTAAGGTTTCAATCGCTTCTTGAAGAATTTTAATACGTTTTGATTTCAATTCGGTATCTTCTTCAATAGCTTCAATAATTTGATTGTATCTTAGGTCTTCAATTTTTTTGTTAAAAGTTTGATCTCGCCGTACTTTATCTAAAAACGAATTATAGATGACTCGGTAGAGATAGCCTTTAATATTATCTTTTATTTCCAGAGATTTTCTTTGTTCCCAAAGTTTTAAAAAAGCACTCTGTACCAGGTCTTCACTTAATTCGTGGTCTTTGGTGTATGCAAAAGTAAAAACACATAAATCTTCATAAAATAGCATATAGATTTCTCTAAAGGCTTCTTTAGAGTCTTTTTTCAAATCGTTTAAAAGTTCGCTATTTATTGGAATATTTTTCAAAGAAAACAGTTGGTTAACAAAAGAACGCAAAAAAAAGATAAAATAATTTAAAAAAAAAATAATGGTTTTTTAATATGTGTTCGTCTAATAAATATAACACAAAGAATTAATATCATATTCTAAAGAATGAGTCCGAAAGAAGCCAGAATAATTACAGTTAAGTTTTTAAATAATGAAGCCTCTGTAGCTGAGTTAAATCAGTTGTCACATTGGATTGAAGAGAACCCTTCCAATGATGTGGCTTTTAAAGAGTATTTGAATATTTATCACACACTGGATAAAAGACAGGTTTTCGATGCTATGCAGGCTTATAGAAAAACTGAAGCAATAATCAATGCAAAGCAAAACAGGAGTAAAGTATTCAGATTAAATATCTATAAATATGCAGCGGCGGCTGTTTTAGTTGGTGTTTTGTTAACTGCGTACCTTTTTAAACAAGATTCAATTTTCGGTAGTGATGATATGGTAACTCCTGTAATTGTTAATAATGCTATTAAGCCAGGAGCTAACAAAGCTATTTTAACACTAGAAGATGGTAAAGAAATCGTTTTTGAAAAAGGAGCAAGTTTGCAAACCAATAATGCAACCAGTAATGGTGAAAAAATAATTTACGAAGCTCATAAGGGGCAAGCATTAGCCTATAATACATTAACTATACCTAGAGGCGGTCAGTTTTTTGTGAAACTTTCTGATGGAACTCAAGTTTGGTTAAATTCTGAATCCCAATTAAAATATCCTGTAAATTTTACTGAAGGAGAGTCTCGTAAGGTTGAATTGGTATATGGTGAAGCATATTTTGATGTTTCACCAAGTACAGAACATAAAGGAGCTAGTTTCGAAGTAATAAATGATAACCAATTAGTTCATGTTCTTGGAACCGAATTTAATGTGAAGGCCTATAATGACGAAGATGAAGTTTATACAACATTAGTGGAAGGTAAAGTTGAAATATCTTCGAGTAAGGAACAGCATATTTTAAAACCAGGAGAACAATCTAGGTTAAATAAGAATGTCAATACCTTATCTGTTGAGGCGGTAGATGTTTACAGACAAATATCTTGGAAAGAGGGCATTTTTAGTTTCAAGCGAATGACTTTAGAAGACATTATGACCATTTTATCAAGATGGTATGATATGGATGTAGTTTTTGAAAATGAAGAATTAAAGCAAAGAGGATTCAATGGATCTTTAGGAAAGGAGCAACCTATAGAACAAATATTAGAGAATATTAAAAGTTTCGGAGTGATTAAAAACTATGAAATAAGAAACAAGCAAGTAATTTTAAAATAAAAAAGAGATCGAAGTCCTATCATTTGGCGGTGAACAAACTTCGTCTCTTTCAATTCGATGTATTAATTAAAACAAATGTCTAACTAACACAAAACAAATTTATGCAAAAATTAATTAAGATCCGTTCGCATACGCGAAAACGGTTCCTTCTAATGATTATGAGAACATTCATCTTTTTATTATGTACTGCAGTCTTTGGTATTAGTACTAATAATTCTTTCGCTCAGGATAAGGTAACTATTAGCGAAGATAAATTGGTGTCAATCGATGAGGTTTTCGATATAATAAATAAACAGACACATTATCACTTTATGTATCCTCAGGAATTATTTGAGAACTACCCTAAGGTACAGATTAAAAAGGGAGAAATTGATGTGTTTAAATTATTGAGCTACAGTTTAGGGTCAAAGGATTTTAATGTTGTTCTTTCTACAAATAATCAAATTATAATTAAACCTAAAGAAGATGGTCAACAGCAATTTGTTTCAGGTAGGGTTTTGGATGTTAACGGTGATCCCATTTATGGTGTATCTGTTGTTATAAAAGGGACAAAACAAGGTGTGTCTTCAGATTTTGATGGGAATTATGCAATTTCTGTTTCAAGTCCAGAAAATGTCTTAATATTTCAGGCTTTAGGCTTTAAAATGAAAGAAGTTCTAGTAGGAAGAAGTAAGAGAATTGATGTAACTCTGGAAGAAGATATTGAAGAGTTAGATGCCGTAGAAATTATTTCTACTGGTATTTTCAATAGACCTAAAACCAGTTTTACCGGAGCAGCTTCTGTAATCACTAAAGAGCAAATTAAATCTTTTGGTAACAGAAACTTACTTAGAACCTTAGCAAATATTGATCCGTCATTGGATATTCAGGAACAAAACGCTTTTGGTTCCGATCCCAATAATACAACGCTTTCAATAGAAATTCGTGGTGCAAAATCTATAACAGATGTAAGCAATTTACAAAACCAATCACGAGGACAGTTAAATACGCCGTTATTCCTTTTAGATGGGTTTGAAGTTAGCGTAGAACGTGTTTTGGATATGAATCAAAATGATGTAGAATCGGTCGTAATCTTAAAAGACGCCAGTGCCACAGCCATTTATGGTTCACGAGGTGCTAACGGTGTTGTAGTAATAACGTCTTCTAATCCGCCAAGAGGAAAATTAAGAGTATCTTACACTTCGGGGTTGAATTTTGAAATTCCAAACTTATCATCTTACGATTTACTTGATGCAAGACAAAAACTGCAAATCGAGAGTATAGCAGGTTTGTATACCGGAGAAACGGTAAATGAGCAAATATTACTAGATAACCTTTATAACCAGAATAATAAAGCCGTTCAGGAAGGTGTTAACACGAATTGGCTTAAAGAACCAACGCAGGTAGGAGTTGGTCAATATCATAGCTTAAGACTTGGTGGTGGAGATAAAGAGTTTAGATATGGGTTTAATGTGTCATACAACGGTATAACGGGAGCTATGAAAGGCTCAAAAAGAGACAATGTCAATGCCAGTTTAAATTTACAGTACCAGTTTAAAAAAGTTAGATTTTCTAACCAGTTAGAACTAGGGTTTAACAAAGGAACCAATAGTCCTTACGGAAGATTTTCAGACTATTATTATATGAATCCGTATTGGAGACCTTACGATGAAAACGGAGACCCTGTAATGTCTTATGATACATTTAATAATCAAGTTAAGTATAATCCGTTATATGATTCGTCTTTAGCTAGTTTTTCAACTACAGATTACAATAACATTCGTAATCAGACAGCGGTAAGTGTAAATTTTAATCAAAATTTAAAATGGGATACCAGTTTAGGTGTTACATTATTAAAAGGAGGATCTGATTATTTTAGTTCACCACTAAACTCGAGTAATTTTATTGCAGGTATAGCCCCATTAGATAGAGGTATCTATACACAAACATTTAGAGAAGAACGTTCCTATCAAATATCTTCAACAATAAGTTATGGAAAGACTTTTGGTAAACATATGTTGTACTTGGGAGGTAACGGACAGTTGATTCAAAATCAAAATGAGTCAACGACGCTTTCGGTTCGCGGGTTTACCAATGAAAAGCTAAATGATATTTCTAATGGTATTTCTTATACCGGTCAACGTCCGTCAAGAAGAGAATCTACGGTTCGTAGTGTAGGTTTAACAGGAACCCTAAACTATAATTACGACAATAGATATTTTGTTGAAGGATCGGCGAGATTGGATGGAGCGTCATCATTTGGATTAGAAAGTAGATATGCGCCTTTTTATTCATTTGGAGCTGCCTGGGATTTAGGTCAGGAGAAATTTATTAAGGAAAATATCTCTAAAATAGATAGAATCAAGTTTAGATATTCTTACGGAGTTACAGGTTCATTAAACTTCTCAGCATATCAGGCATTATCAACCTATTCTTACGATACGACGTCGCAATATTCTAATATTACAGGAATGACTTTATTGGCTTTAGGAAACCCTAATTTAGAGTGGCAAAATACTAAGCAACACAACTTTGGTTTAGATTTTCAAGCTTTTGATAATAGAATTGGTATGACTGTGAATTATTATAGAATTAATACTCATAACCTTATTGGAGAAGCGTCTCTACCTTATTCTAATGGATATACATCTTACACAGAAAACTTTGGTACGGTTAGAAACGTTGGGTATGATGCTAATTTAAGTGTTAATGTAGTAAGAGATTTAGACAATCAATTCTCATGGTATGTAACAACTGGGGTGTACAGTAATAAAAACACTTTAGTGAAATTATCTGATGCTATTAAAGAAGCTAATGAGCAATGGGAGGGTCAAAACTATAGTAATGGCACGTTTTATCAATATAGAGAAGGGGAATCTACAGATGCACTTTATGTTTTGAAATCGCCAGGTGTAGACCCCCTTACAGGTCAGGTACTTTACGAAGATCCAGAAACAGGGAATGTTTACACTTCGGTTCAGGAAGGTTTGAGAAAAATTTCGGTAGGCAACACACTTCCAAAAATTAATGGTAGAATAACCTCTTCTTTGCGTTATAAGGGTTGGATGATGGATATAGGTTTTTCTTATAGATTAGGAGCCAAAAAGTTAAATAATTCATTGTTGCGTGTAGAAAATGCGTATGTTGCAAATAACATGGATGCCAGAGTTTTAGGAACACGATGGCAGCAACCAGGAGACATAACAGCTTTTAAGAGTATTTCCAGTGATGAATCAACTTATCCAAATGATCGATTTGTTTTCACTGAACGAGCATTTGCTTTAAGCTCGGTTAATTTGAGTTACCAATTCCCGCAAAAGGTATTAGACTATTTTAAAGTGAAACAGTTAAGTCTAACCAGTTCAATTTCAGATGTGTTTTACCTGTCTAATATTAGCACAGAACGTGGAACAGACTACCCGTATTCGATAAGACCTCAGTTAAACTTATCAGTAACCTTTTAATTAAATGATTATGAAAAAAATATATATAACCTTTTTGTTTGCAGCGATTAGCCTTTTTTCATCATGCGATGATTGGTTAACTGTGGAACCAAAAGATATGGTAACAGTAGATAAGGCCCTAACAACTCCAGAGGGCTATACTTCTGCTTTAGTTGGCGTTTATCAAATATTGCAAAACGTTTACAATCCGGGAGGTTTTGTAATGGGAAGTGGTGTAGATACTTTTGCTAATATTTATACAGAACCAAGTATAGGCTTTTCTCAAAGTTTAAACAGTGCTTACAATTATAATTTTTCGGATACTTCTTATGATAATAGTTCTGGGGCTGCTTTTTTACAGATGTATAAAGCAATTACCAACTTAAATGTAATTTTAAGTAGTATTGAAACAACAGAAGTTTTAACCGCTGAACAGAAAAACTTTGTAGAAGGTGAAGCAAGAGCATTACGAGGTTTTTTGCATTTCGATATCTGGAGAATTTATGGAACAGCACCAGACGATAACGCGGGGACATCAAACTTGATATTGCCGTATTCTTTAGAGGTGTCAAACGAATTTATTCCGTATTTAAATTACAATGATTATTTCGCAAATATTCTGTCAGATTTAGAACAAGCGAAAGACATGTTGAGTTTTTCTGATCCCATTATTTATTATAGCAATGAATTGTTAAACGTCGAAGGAAGTATTGAAGAGTATGAAGATTTAGGTTGGTATAACAGACAAAATCGTTTTAATTATTATGCAACCTTAGGTGCTTTAGCTCGTGTTCAATTATGGATGGGAAACAAAGAGCAAGCTTATGAATATGCAAAAGAGGTAGTCGATGCCCAGAATGAAGATGGAACCCGCAAGTTTCGTTTAGGTACATCTACAGATATGGGAAACACCGATTTAGCATTATTTGTAGAACAGTTGTTTGGGGTTGA includes the following:
- a CDS encoding FecR family protein; the encoded protein is MSPKEARIITVKFLNNEASVAELNQLSHWIEENPSNDVAFKEYLNIYHTLDKRQVFDAMQAYRKTEAIINAKQNRSKVFRLNIYKYAAAAVLVGVLLTAYLFKQDSIFGSDDMVTPVIVNNAIKPGANKAILTLEDGKEIVFEKGASLQTNNATSNGEKIIYEAHKGQALAYNTLTIPRGGQFFVKLSDGTQVWLNSESQLKYPVNFTEGESRKVELVYGEAYFDVSPSTEHKGASFEVINDNQLVHVLGTEFNVKAYNDEDEVYTTLVEGKVEISSSKEQHILKPGEQSRLNKNVNTLSVEAVDVYRQISWKEGIFSFKRMTLEDIMTILSRWYDMDVVFENEELKQRGFNGSLGKEQPIEQILENIKSFGVIKNYEIRNKQVILK
- a CDS encoding RagB/SusD family nutrient uptake outer membrane protein; this translates as MKKHIIYLMGICALFVGANSCQDSFLDEEVLDALAPETLNDKLGYEAAAIGLYHNLSQDFYTTDWDQTFPGIFHLGTDIVWAPSGRSNGAARPFFDYTQLISDDFGSWRIWSSLYRIINNANILISNAESGTAVGMSQNEIDAYNAEGRFFRAYAYNMLATLYGGVPLVTEPIDDAKTDFVRATLQEVNDVIEADLIMAVSNLPEVDQAVRQGRANKNMARQLLAEVYLRNGKPDLAEDQCDDIIGGGKYTLVKNRYGVRSGGDGDAFSDMFLYGNQRRNQGNTEAIWVLEQENPTDVTGGSTGNSQFRRVWGGSYHDLPGMVPTDTLGGRGLARIRLNNWVLYDLYEDDDMRNSKYSIHRKHYFNNPDAKYDAIRGTEVPYGEDATFTLSDGSEVKIFAADTIYKYAPYTLKWGQFDSRNVFGYNMVKDFMIMRLGETYLLRAEARLKQDNFDGAASDINVLRDRANAPLVSAGDITLDFILDERVRELLGEENRRMTLVRTGKLVERAQNLNGTGPIASGNIETTNGIQNYNMLLPIPQSEIDLNKDAVLEQNPGY
- a CDS encoding BNR repeat-containing protein; translation: MFLKFFKYFLIIYCSIFLESCSQNVTYSYVGEGWSKNSVNTVKFRKNAITTHSGYQFIAYYNQESYLVLGKRRVNNTIWEISQTQYQGNTKDAHNDISIVVDGDGYLHVSWDHHNTKLRYSRSNAPLGLDLGEELSMTGIQEDKVTYPEFYNLPNGNVLFFYRSGESGRGNLVINSYDLKTKTWSQIQSNLIDGEDQRSAYWQSTVDSKGVIHLSWVWRETWDVETNHDLCYARSLDGGKTWQKSTSKAYSLPITEASAEYAWKIPQNSNLINQTAMTADEECNPYMVSYWNSNNIPQYQIVYLKDNSWKKVNTGFRTESFLLGGGGTKSIPISRPDILIKDDVVAVLFRDESRGNKVSLAYSDNLESKTSWEVIDLSNTSVGQWEPNYDINLWKTEQKLHIFYQDVTQIDGEGIANTSASAVKILEVKNLN
- a CDS encoding RNA polymerase sigma-70 factor, whose amino-acid sequence is MKNIPINSELLNDLKKDSKEAFREIYMLFYEDLCVFTFAYTKDHELSEDLVQSAFLKLWEQRKSLEIKDNIKGYLYRVIYNSFLDKVRRDQTFNKKIEDLRYNQIIEAIEEDTELKSKRIKILQEAIETLPKKCKEIFILSKYEGLKYQQIADQLGISKNTVEVQVGKAYKILRKSLISKDKLNLFISLIYKKLQFK
- a CDS encoding DUF2264 domain-containing protein translates to MKLNKIQIGILLVLSFFFKGFSQTTTNVFEIDNPDYKLSPYTGMTKQHWKDAALYLLEGAFSYIETLDDPMKFPKQPGKSYPHDEDRVPTEKLEGLCRTLFVAAPLLKDNPDLKVNNINVADYYRYQIGKLTDSSSESYIVPRPKNGGASQNLVEFGALALSMLISPDVLWEPLPYETKDALAKTMLSYGDGPTVDSNWKFFNIFVLSFFKEQGYSVNEKLLVEYLEKSLAHYRGQGWYNDSPAYDYYSMWAFQMYGMIWSEYFGKQHYPEIADKFITNFKDLKYNYPYLFSEDGKMIMYGRSISYRIGAIIPFPLMGLEDNMQDINFGWMRRISSGVIKQFFTHPDFMKDQVPTLGFYGAFEPAVQVYSCRGSVYWMGKAFLGLLVPDDNPFWTATENNGAWDETFKKDEVYNNFQKASEILITDYPNIGASEIRAWCHEKVKDDWQKFRSTENYNRLSYNSAFPWQADGKQGEVAMNYVIKNKNKDWEPFRLYTFKKFEDGVYYRDVVLESDENIKFNLADIPLANGILRVDKYQGNQPINMRLGHYALPRLNSEIIVTRKKIEGKEATIIDNGMYQLALIPLMGWDKTEVLFTTDLHPESQKSTIINVVETEQITGKDSKEFVTLMLWKRSGEQWTENELTPVKKIKVIENGVVYLEIKQQGAKKVRF
- a CDS encoding phosphotransferase — encoded protein: MSHFPVLSSILSDNKLGEFMAAKYGLNGPFECDLFRTGVNHTYFFHNSKSKYIVRVYSHSWRTKIEIEEELKLLQFLKENNLPVSYPILDKQNKMIHEINAPEGLRYIVLFSFAEGKKMRFLNIEMCFKIGSTIANLHKTTVNKTINRITYDSEILLNRSYNKLKHFFSEDLLEMKYLKKLGIEISKRFENVNQTEFQQGIVHLDIWYDNFSVNSNDEITIFDFDNCGNGLLIYDIGYFCMQLFFIESDKKIYESKIETFFKGYSNIRNLTQNEIRLIPEAGASIYIFYLGVQAQRFDWSNIFLTENYLKMMIERIKLWLEYHNFNNK